The proteins below are encoded in one region of Candidatus Planktophila lacus:
- a CDS encoding transaldolase family protein, with protein MTQSPFLYMKENSKTVLWNDSADPKELMDALTWGIVGATCNPVIALSAIKADKEYWVGRIKEYAKNHPTATDDQIGWAMVEELSINAAKIFEPEFEKQNGRNGRLSIQTDPRNFRDAKALTEQAVVFSKLAKNIIVKIPVTSEAISAFEEATYQGVSLNATVSFSVAQTIAVAEAIERGLKRREAEGLDISQMGPVCTIMVGRVDDWVKVSAEKSGAMIDPGVMEWAGVAVFKHAHQVYKERGYRTRLLSAAFRNHMHWSQILGGDSVISPPYAWQVKINKAGLVPNLNSIEEPVDPTILKTLQMLPEFNKMYDVGGLKVDEFTNFGATLRTLRGFLQSVNDLEAFVRDVTVPNPDK; from the coding sequence ATGACTCAATCACCTTTCCTTTATATGAAAGAGAACTCCAAAACAGTTCTTTGGAACGACTCAGCCGATCCAAAAGAGTTAATGGATGCGCTGACTTGGGGAATTGTTGGGGCGACATGTAACCCGGTAATCGCGCTAAGTGCGATTAAGGCCGATAAGGAATATTGGGTTGGGCGCATTAAGGAGTATGCAAAGAACCACCCAACTGCAACTGATGATCAAATCGGCTGGGCGATGGTTGAAGAGCTTTCAATTAATGCAGCAAAGATATTTGAGCCAGAGTTTGAGAAGCAGAATGGTCGCAATGGTCGTCTATCTATTCAAACAGATCCACGTAACTTCCGTGATGCCAAGGCTCTAACTGAACAAGCAGTTGTGTTTTCAAAGTTAGCCAAGAATATTATTGTGAAGATTCCTGTTACTTCAGAGGCGATTAGCGCATTTGAAGAAGCTACCTACCAAGGCGTGAGTTTGAATGCGACTGTTTCATTCTCGGTTGCACAAACTATTGCAGTAGCCGAAGCGATTGAGCGCGGTCTTAAGCGCCGTGAAGCAGAAGGTTTAGATATCTCACAGATGGGTCCGGTCTGCACGATCATGGTTGGTCGCGTTGATGACTGGGTAAAGGTTTCAGCAGAAAAATCTGGCGCGATGATCGATCCAGGCGTTATGGAATGGGCTGGCGTTGCCGTATTTAAGCATGCACACCAGGTTTACAAAGAGCGTGGCTATCGCACTCGTTTGTTATCTGCAGCATTTCGCAATCACATGCATTGGAGCCAAATTCTTGGTGGAGACTCTGTTATCTCACCTCCATATGCTTGGCAGGTAAAGATCAACAAGGCAGGGCTTGTTCCGAATCTAAATAGCATCGAAGAGCCAGTTGACCCAACGATTCTAAAGACGCTTCAGATGCTGCCAGAGTTCAACAAAATGTATGACGTCGGCGGACTTAAGGTCGATGAGTTCACCAACTTCGGTGCAACTCTTCGCACTTTGCGCGGCTTCTTACAATCAGTTAACGATCTCGAAGCATTTGTTCGAGATGTAACTGTTCCTAATCCAGATAAGTAA
- a CDS encoding GNAT family N-acetyltransferase produces the protein MNFEMRPYKPEEFERACQVRGLETSEAQQRFKARFDSSGSWLDHYLHFALVRDGKLIGDIQLRHCDKTMPDGSGHIGLDIAEDERGKGAGTAALDLAWEWAIAHGFHRLEGSTSEGNVAMQKAFEKAGWEYEGRLKKLFIHDGITEDYLSFAKTI, from the coding sequence ATGAACTTTGAAATGCGCCCTTACAAGCCAGAAGAATTTGAGCGCGCCTGCCAAGTTCGCGGCCTTGAAACCAGCGAAGCGCAACAGAGATTTAAAGCGCGCTTTGATTCCTCAGGTAGCTGGCTTGATCACTATCTGCATTTTGCCCTAGTGCGAGATGGGAAGTTGATTGGCGATATTCAGCTACGCCATTGCGATAAAACTATGCCAGATGGATCTGGGCATATTGGGCTTGATATTGCAGAAGATGAACGCGGCAAAGGTGCAGGCACTGCAGCGCTTGATTTGGCGTGGGAATGGGCGATTGCCCATGGTTTTCATCGCTTAGAAGGCTCAACTTCTGAAGGAAATGTAGCGATGCAGAAAGCCTTTGAAAAAGCCGGCTGGGAATATGAAGGTCGACTTAAGAAACTTTTTATTCACGATGGCATTACAGAGGATTACTTGTCTTTTGCAAAAACTATTTAG
- a CDS encoding DNA alkylation repair protein: MSAKQVIADLKALSSVGKAAELQRFFKTGPGDYAEGDIFIGVVVPQTRKVAARFKELPLTEIAKLTNSDIHEVRLCGLIVLTNQFKKSKEVNERKKLFNFYLKELKSGNVNNWDLVDVTAPTFGEYLLQIEDPMVVLNKLSKSKSLWERRVSVVFTFAFLRAGDLEPTYEMAERHLGDKHDLMHKAVGWLLREMGKRDPGLLRAFLQEHCTEMPRTALRYSIEKFSESERRKWLLTK; the protein is encoded by the coding sequence ATGAGCGCAAAACAGGTCATTGCAGATCTCAAAGCCCTGTCATCTGTTGGAAAAGCCGCCGAGCTGCAACGATTCTTTAAAACCGGTCCAGGAGACTACGCCGAAGGCGATATCTTTATTGGCGTTGTTGTACCGCAGACCCGCAAAGTCGCTGCACGATTCAAAGAGTTGCCTCTTACTGAGATCGCAAAACTTACCAATTCAGATATACACGAGGTTCGTCTCTGTGGACTAATTGTCCTTACAAATCAATTTAAGAAGAGCAAGGAAGTAAATGAGAGGAAAAAGCTCTTCAACTTCTATCTAAAAGAGTTGAAATCTGGCAACGTCAATAACTGGGACTTAGTTGATGTGACTGCGCCGACTTTTGGCGAGTATTTACTCCAGATAGAAGATCCGATGGTGGTCCTAAACAAGTTATCCAAGAGTAAATCTCTCTGGGAGCGTCGCGTATCCGTCGTTTTCACCTTCGCCTTTCTGCGCGCTGGCGATCTTGAACCAACTTACGAGATGGCAGAGCGCCACCTTGGAGATAAACACGATTTAATGCACAAGGCGGTCGGTTGGCTTTTACGTGAGATGGGTAAACGAGATCCTGGTTTGCTCAGGGCTTTCTTGCAAGAACATTGCACCGAAATGCCCAGAACCGCGCTGCGTTATTCGATTGAGAAATTTTCAGAAAGTGAACGCAGAAAATGGTTACTAACTAAATAG
- a CDS encoding undecaprenyl-diphosphate phosphatase has product MFEAIFLGALQGLTEFLPISSSAHIRIAGELFGTNSDPGATFTAITQIGTELAVLIYFRRDIVRIISAWFGQVSRKQLQAAEKADARLGWLIILGTLPIVALGYFGQEIIRNDFRSLWLIATTLIVFGIILGIADKYGKTERQLHQLTPVHGVLYGFAQSLALIPGVSRSGATIAMGRFMGYSREAALRYSFLLALPAVFGSGLYELNGALGESASERVFSLPETFVATAIAFVTGYAVIAWLLKYVTTKSFAPFILYRIALGSLLILLLSLGVIS; this is encoded by the coding sequence ATGTTTGAGGCGATTTTTCTCGGCGCGCTCCAAGGTCTAACCGAATTTCTCCCGATTTCATCCAGTGCGCATATTCGTATCGCCGGAGAGTTATTTGGAACGAACTCCGATCCTGGCGCAACATTTACCGCGATAACTCAAATCGGCACCGAACTTGCCGTACTAATCTATTTCCGTCGAGATATTGTTCGGATAATCAGCGCATGGTTTGGCCAAGTTTCTCGCAAACAGCTACAAGCTGCTGAAAAAGCTGATGCGCGATTAGGTTGGTTGATCATTCTCGGCACTTTGCCGATAGTTGCATTGGGCTATTTCGGTCAAGAGATCATCCGAAATGATTTCCGCTCACTCTGGCTAATCGCTACGACCTTGATTGTTTTCGGAATAATTCTGGGGATCGCAGATAAATATGGAAAGACAGAGCGCCAACTCCATCAGTTAACTCCTGTGCATGGCGTTCTATATGGATTTGCGCAATCACTTGCACTTATCCCAGGTGTATCCCGCTCCGGTGCAACTATCGCAATGGGTCGATTTATGGGCTACAGCCGTGAAGCAGCGCTGCGTTATTCATTCTTGCTTGCACTACCAGCAGTCTTTGGCAGTGGCCTTTACGAGTTAAACGGTGCGCTTGGTGAGAGTGCATCTGAGCGAGTCTTTTCACTTCCAGAAACTTTTGTGGCGACTGCAATTGCATTTGTAACTGGCTACGCAGTGATCGCTTGGTTGTTAAAATATGTGACAACTAAGAGTTTTGCCCCTTTCATTCTCTACCGAATCGCTCTGGGTTCATTATTAATTCTCCTTCTCTCACTAGGGGTTATCTCATGA
- a CDS encoding FAD-binding protein, giving the protein MSANWSGTVNFRDAQRVAPTSVEELQEFVSNSARVRARGSAHCFNDIADTSATAITFENMPSDIDINKEKKTVRVPAGMKYGELAVALHDRGWAIHNMASLPHISVAGAVATATHGSGVGNGNLATAVESLELVLPDGSLKRISKGDASFEGSVVGLGLTGVVVNLDLAIEPTFNIAQTVYRGMSRESYAANLDEIMSLAYSVSYFTTWAAAGGGEVWAKFKAGTTAPTDLFEAYPATSNRHPLPGLDPEPCTEQMAVSGPWHLRLPHFKMEFTPSAGDEIQSEFFVARKDAPAAIAALEKIAPQINEILWVTEIRAIAADDLWMSPHYQRDSIGIHFTWKKVDAVYEMVKVVEATLAPFGYRPHLGKVFSASPDYFKSVMPKFDDFKKLVTEIDPTNKFGNEFTNRLIGR; this is encoded by the coding sequence ATGAGCGCTAATTGGTCGGGCACTGTAAATTTTCGAGATGCGCAGCGGGTAGCACCAACGTCAGTTGAGGAGCTACAGGAGTTTGTCTCCAATTCTGCACGAGTTCGTGCACGTGGCAGCGCGCATTGCTTCAATGACATTGCAGATACTTCTGCAACGGCGATCACCTTTGAGAACATGCCTTCAGATATTGATATCAATAAAGAGAAGAAAACTGTCCGAGTTCCAGCAGGAATGAAATACGGAGAGCTAGCAGTTGCTCTACACGATCGAGGCTGGGCGATACATAACATGGCTTCGCTTCCTCATATATCTGTTGCTGGTGCTGTTGCGACAGCAACCCACGGATCTGGCGTTGGAAACGGTAATCTTGCGACAGCGGTTGAAAGCCTAGAACTAGTTTTACCTGATGGATCGCTCAAGCGAATTTCTAAAGGCGATGCAAGTTTTGAAGGTTCTGTAGTCGGCCTAGGTTTAACTGGCGTTGTAGTTAATTTAGATCTGGCAATTGAGCCGACATTTAATATTGCACAAACTGTTTATCGCGGAATGTCTCGCGAAAGTTATGCCGCAAACTTAGATGAAATCATGAGCCTTGCCTACAGCGTTAGTTACTTCACCACCTGGGCTGCTGCAGGCGGGGGAGAAGTCTGGGCAAAGTTTAAAGCTGGAACTACTGCACCAACAGACTTGTTTGAGGCGTATCCAGCAACATCAAACCGACATCCACTGCCAGGGCTTGATCCAGAACCGTGCACCGAACAGATGGCTGTAAGTGGACCATGGCATTTGCGTTTGCCGCATTTCAAGATGGAGTTCACCCCAAGTGCTGGTGATGAAATTCAGAGCGAGTTCTTCGTTGCACGTAAAGATGCACCTGCGGCGATCGCTGCACTTGAGAAAATTGCGCCACAGATAAATGAGATTCTCTGGGTAACCGAGATCCGCGCCATTGCCGCAGATGATCTCTGGATGAGCCCGCACTACCAGCGCGACTCAATTGGAATTCATTTTACGTGGAAGAAAGTTGATGCGGTCTATGAAATGGTTAAAGTTGTCGAAGCAACGCTTGCGCCATTTGGCTATCGCCCACACCTAGGTAAGGTCTTTTCGGCTAGCCCTGATTACTTTAAATCGGTTATGCCGAAGTTCGATGATTTCAAGAAGCTCGTAACGGAAATAGATCCAACTAATAAATTTGGTAACGAGTTCACTAATCGGCTGATCGGCCGTTAA
- a CDS encoding response regulator transcription factor, protein MTKVLIVEDEISFSDALAYLLKKESYEVEVAVNGAEAIERFQTFNPDLILLDLMIPEVSGTEVCRVIRSTSQVPIIMLTAKDSEIDKVVGLELGADDYVTKPYSSRELLARMKAVMRRNSGESAGIEEGALLTAGSVRMDLDKHQVTVNSVAVTFPLKEFELLEFLMRNSGRVLTRSQLIDRVWGNDYFGDTKTLDVHIKRLRAKIEEDPANPKIIHTIRGLGYKLEI, encoded by the coding sequence ATGACAAAAGTTCTGATTGTTGAAGATGAAATCTCCTTCTCCGATGCTCTGGCGTATCTTCTTAAAAAAGAGAGCTATGAAGTCGAAGTAGCGGTAAATGGCGCCGAAGCAATTGAGCGCTTCCAAACCTTTAATCCAGATCTGATTCTTTTAGATCTGATGATTCCTGAGGTTTCTGGTACTGAAGTCTGTCGCGTAATTCGCTCAACTTCACAAGTACCGATAATTATGTTGACCGCCAAAGATTCTGAGATCGATAAGGTCGTCGGGCTGGAACTAGGCGCCGATGATTACGTAACAAAGCCATACTCTTCGCGAGAATTGCTGGCGCGAATGAAAGCGGTAATGCGCCGTAACTCTGGAGAGAGCGCTGGAATCGAAGAAGGTGCACTCTTAACTGCTGGTTCAGTGCGCATGGATTTGGATAAGCACCAAGTAACAGTTAATTCAGTCGCGGTCACATTCCCACTCAAAGAGTTTGAGCTTCTTGAGTTTCTAATGCGCAATAGCGGCCGAGTTCTGACTCGTAGCCAGTTGATTGATCGCGTCTGGGGTAATGATTACTTCGGCGATACCAAAACTTTGGATGTACACATCAAGCGCTTGCGCGCGAAAATCGAGGAAGATCCAGCAAATCCCAAGATTATTCATACAATCCGAGGCTTAGGTTACAAACTCGAGATTTAA
- a CDS encoding sensor histidine kinase yields MWRREKSLAERDERELPELLLRTLGQLDGASLILAPGEIAIYANSEAENLGVLKDGRIQSEELLASVRVVRRTNLKQTGTVEIARGPIGEGKREITVNVIPLSEDNLVLVLLRDESEAQRVHEVRRDFVANISHELKTPIGALSLLSEAVLGAKDDSEAVTKFASRMQIEAKRLTDLVQEIIQLSRVQDSDPLQEAQSLSVNDLLKEALDQCRTTADSRKIALTFAEGADCRVLGDREQLTMAVHNLIENAVNYSPPDTQVSVSTSIDQNIVTVSVADQGIGIADAEIERIFERFYRVDPARSRETGGTGLGLSIVKHIISKHGGEISVWSSENVGSTFSIRLPIQSIKEDEA; encoded by the coding sequence ATGTGGCGCCGCGAGAAGAGTTTGGCCGAACGTGATGAGCGTGAACTGCCTGAGTTATTGCTTAGAACCCTAGGCCAACTCGATGGCGCGAGCCTGATTCTCGCCCCGGGTGAGATCGCTATCTACGCCAATTCCGAAGCTGAGAATTTAGGCGTTTTAAAAGATGGTCGGATTCAGAGCGAAGAGCTACTTGCTTCGGTTCGAGTTGTTCGTCGCACAAATTTAAAGCAAACCGGCACCGTTGAAATTGCACGCGGGCCAATTGGTGAAGGAAAGCGCGAGATCACAGTAAACGTGATTCCACTTTCCGAAGACAACTTAGTTCTCGTCCTGCTTCGCGATGAGAGTGAAGCACAACGTGTACATGAAGTTCGTAGAGATTTTGTAGCAAACATTTCACATGAACTAAAGACGCCAATTGGCGCACTCTCTTTACTTAGTGAGGCGGTGCTCGGCGCCAAGGATGACTCAGAAGCGGTAACAAAGTTTGCTAGCCGAATGCAAATTGAAGCAAAACGTTTAACTGATTTGGTGCAAGAGATTATTCAACTCTCCCGCGTTCAAGATTCTGATCCACTGCAAGAAGCACAGTCGCTTTCGGTTAATGACTTATTGAAAGAAGCGCTAGACCAATGCCGAACTACCGCGGATTCTAGAAAAATCGCTCTAACGTTTGCTGAAGGTGCTGATTGTCGTGTTTTGGGAGACCGCGAGCAGCTAACTATGGCGGTTCATAATCTGATTGAGAATGCGGTTAATTACTCACCACCAGATACTCAAGTTTCTGTAAGTACAAGTATTGATCAGAATATTGTGACCGTTTCAGTGGCAGATCAAGGAATCGGTATCGCCGATGCTGAAATTGAAAGAATTTTTGAACGTTTCTATCGTGTAGATCCTGCTCGATCACGCGAGACCGGTGGAACCGGTTTGGGGTTATCAATTGTTAAACACATCATTTCAAAGCACGGCGGAGAAATTTCAGTCTGGAGTTCAGAGAATGTGGGAAGCACATTCTCAATCCGGCTTCCAATTCAATCAATTAAAGAGGATGAAGCATGA
- the phoU gene encoding phosphate signaling complex protein PhoU — MPLIRSVFQDELDGVSQTLFELSVMVSDSMAKATRAIMEKNLQLAEEVISYDENIDTVQHDLDARIIDIIARQQPVASDLRALVTALRMSADLERMGDLAHHVAKVVRLRHPAPAVPDAVVNLIEAMGVAAEKIATKTGVVISTRDTVMAAQVEKDDDEMDLLHRQLISALIAPTWEHGVETAIDLTLLGRYYERYADHAVSVSRRVIFLVTGKFA; from the coding sequence ATGCCTTTAATTAGATCAGTATTCCAAGACGAACTAGATGGCGTCTCCCAAACTCTCTTCGAACTAAGCGTCATGGTTTCGGACTCAATGGCTAAAGCAACTCGCGCCATCATGGAGAAGAATTTGCAGCTTGCCGAAGAAGTTATTTCTTACGATGAGAATATTGACACCGTCCAACACGATTTAGATGCACGCATTATCGACATCATTGCGCGCCAACAACCAGTGGCATCAGATCTTCGTGCACTTGTTACCGCACTTCGCATGTCAGCAGACCTTGAACGTATGGGAGATCTTGCACACCACGTTGCCAAGGTAGTCCGTCTGCGCCACCCAGCCCCTGCCGTGCCTGATGCAGTTGTTAATTTGATTGAAGCTATGGGCGTTGCCGCCGAGAAGATTGCAACAAAGACCGGAGTTGTTATTTCAACTCGCGACACTGTGATGGCTGCCCAGGTTGAAAAAGATGATGACGAAATGGATTTGCTCCATCGTCAATTGATTTCAGCGCTAATCGCTCCAACTTGGGAACACGGAGTTGAAACTGCGATTGATTTAACTTTGCTTGGCCGTTACTACGAAAGATATGCAGACCATGCAGTATCTGTATCACGCCGCGTAATCTTTTTGGTAACCGGAAAGTTTGCATAA
- the pstC gene encoding phosphate ABC transporter permease subunit PstC has translation MSQTVTIPSPRQLSTEPRRSDKVFRGVVTSGGLSSLVILGLIALFLFYRGYEVLREEGLSFITSADWSITLDESANVLESNFGLSAMLVGTILCALVAVVIAVPISVFSALFLNFYAPQWMKKILVAVIDMMAAFPSILFGIWGFLVLMPSVEYWGKLINKYLGWIPIFQVEPYFFTRSPFVAGVVLAIMIIPIITSVSREIFAQAPLDRIQAAFALGATRWTMIKAVVIPHGRSGVVGGAMLGLGRAMGETVAVYTVLNIVFQINWHVLLGAGGNVASLIILKFGEASEYEIKALMAAGLVLFFLTLSVNAIANVIVKRTGKSGR, from the coding sequence GTGTCTCAAACGGTCACTATTCCAAGTCCGCGACAACTTTCAACCGAACCACGGCGTTCGGATAAAGTCTTTCGCGGAGTTGTTACCAGCGGAGGACTTTCTTCGCTAGTAATTTTGGGCTTGATCGCGCTCTTCTTGTTCTATCGCGGCTATGAAGTCTTGCGCGAAGAAGGCTTGAGTTTTATAACAAGTGCAGATTGGTCCATCACACTCGATGAGTCGGCCAACGTTTTAGAAAGTAATTTTGGTCTTTCGGCAATGCTCGTTGGAACCATTCTCTGTGCGTTGGTTGCCGTTGTAATCGCAGTACCAATTTCCGTTTTTTCAGCCCTATTCTTGAATTTCTACGCGCCACAGTGGATGAAGAAAATTTTAGTTGCGGTCATCGACATGATGGCTGCCTTTCCTTCAATTCTCTTCGGTATCTGGGGCTTTTTGGTTTTGATGCCTAGCGTTGAATACTGGGGCAAGTTGATCAATAAGTACTTAGGTTGGATTCCAATCTTTCAGGTCGAACCTTACTTTTTTACGCGCTCACCTTTCGTTGCGGGCGTCGTTCTTGCAATCATGATCATCCCGATCATCACATCTGTTTCACGCGAAATTTTTGCCCAAGCACCACTTGATCGAATCCAAGCAGCCTTTGCCCTTGGTGCAACTCGTTGGACCATGATTAAGGCAGTTGTAATTCCGCATGGTCGAAGCGGTGTAGTTGGTGGAGCGATGCTCGGTCTTGGGCGCGCCATGGGTGAGACCGTCGCCGTGTACACAGTGCTAAATATTGTCTTCCAGATTAACTGGCACGTATTGCTCGGTGCAGGTGGAAACGTTGCATCGTTAATTATTCTAAAGTTTGGCGAAGCTAGCGAGTATGAAATTAAGGCTCTGATGGCTGCAGGTCTAGTGCTCTTCTTCCTTACTCTCTCAGTTAACGCGATAGCGAATGTAATTGTTAAGCGAACAGGAAAGTCTGGACGATGA
- the pstA gene encoding phosphate ABC transporter permease PstA, with the protein MSAVATPQKPWAKKPADRIREISFLLGSLAFSYGFVAATEMKGKLAYGFIFFVAYAVLSSTYSFITRGAPAAKDAFVKSLVALGAVLTIIPIGSILFTVLQKGLPGLHLGILSNDMSMATSTDPIPTGGVLHAITGTLTLVVLALIMSVPLGILTALYLTEIKGKFAGPIRFLVQAMSGVPSIVAGLFILSAVLYPITKGFSALMGALALTILMIPTIARTSEEVLLLIPNDLREAGTALGGTQWRTVAMIVLPAARSGLMTAVILGVARIAGETAPLLLLTGGGDKVNPNPFNGSVGSLPYYIWKAFNAGSPEAITRAWAGLLVLMVLVLLLFTLARALTSRKVS; encoded by the coding sequence ATGAGCGCCGTAGCTACTCCGCAGAAGCCTTGGGCAAAGAAGCCGGCCGATCGTATTCGCGAGATCTCATTTCTTCTCGGATCGCTAGCTTTCTCATATGGATTTGTTGCTGCAACAGAGATGAAAGGCAAGTTAGCCTATGGATTTATCTTCTTCGTGGCCTATGCAGTGCTTTCATCAACTTACTCATTTATAACAAGAGGCGCACCAGCTGCCAAAGATGCTTTCGTTAAATCACTTGTTGCATTGGGCGCTGTCTTAACAATTATTCCAATAGGTAGCATTCTCTTTACAGTGCTTCAAAAGGGTTTGCCAGGCCTTCACCTTGGGATTCTTAGCAATGACATGTCGATGGCAACTTCGACTGATCCAATCCCAACAGGTGGCGTCTTGCACGCAATCACCGGAACTTTAACTTTGGTCGTACTTGCCTTGATCATGAGCGTTCCACTTGGAATTTTGACAGCGCTTTATCTAACTGAAATCAAAGGTAAATTTGCTGGGCCAATTAGATTCTTGGTTCAAGCAATGTCGGGTGTCCCTTCAATTGTCGCCGGTCTCTTTATTCTCTCGGCCGTTCTCTATCCAATAACAAAAGGCTTTTCTGCTTTGATGGGTGCCCTAGCGCTGACCATCTTGATGATTCCAACGATTGCTCGAACATCAGAAGAAGTTTTATTGCTTATTCCAAATGATCTCCGTGAAGCCGGGACAGCTTTAGGCGGAACTCAATGGCGCACAGTTGCAATGATCGTTCTTCCCGCAGCGCGAAGTGGCTTGATGACTGCAGTGATTTTGGGCGTCGCTCGCATCGCTGGCGAAACCGCGCCGCTCTTGTTGTTAACAGGCGGCGGAGACAAGGTAAATCCAAATCCATTTAACGGCTCAGTTGGATCTCTTCCTTATTACATCTGGAAAGCCTTCAACGCAGGTTCACCTGAGGCGATCACACGCGCTTGGGCGGGTCTCTTAGTTTTGATGGTCCTAGTTCTACTTCTCTTCACTTTGGCTCGTGCACTAACTTCACGAAAGGTTTCCTAA
- the pstB gene encoding phosphate ABC transporter ATP-binding protein PstB: MIQTPESEKEMSTPAQPSSLASVANAKAPRTQASTAQGTGLETRGIHAWFGKNHVLSDINLDFTAGSVTALIGPSGCGKSTFIRTINRMHEFIPGAAMAGEVRLDGKDIYAPGVDVTKIRLQIGMVFQKPNPFPSMTIGENVLSGLKLAQLKVDNKDELLESCLVRAGLWNEVKDRLDAHGGSLSGGQQQRLCIARALAVSPQVLLMDEPCSALDPGSTLRIEETIRELSDSMTIVIVTHNMQQAARVSDYTAFFLSDGGPGEMIEVARTSEIFSQPKDQRTENYVTGRFG; the protein is encoded by the coding sequence ATGATCCAGACTCCGGAAAGCGAGAAAGAAATGTCAACTCCTGCGCAACCTAGTTCGCTAGCAAGTGTGGCCAATGCAAAGGCGCCACGAACTCAAGCCAGCACTGCACAAGGAACTGGTCTAGAAACTCGCGGCATTCACGCCTGGTTTGGAAAGAACCATGTTCTCTCAGATATTAATTTAGATTTCACAGCAGGATCAGTAACAGCGCTGATCGGACCATCTGGTTGCGGTAAATCAACATTTATCCGCACGATCAACCGTATGCATGAGTTTATTCCTGGTGCAGCAATGGCCGGTGAAGTACGACTCGATGGCAAAGATATTTATGCACCAGGAGTTGATGTTACGAAGATTCGTCTTCAGATCGGCATGGTTTTCCAGAAGCCAAACCCATTCCCATCAATGACTATCGGTGAGAACGTTCTTTCTGGACTAAAGCTGGCGCAACTTAAGGTAGATAACAAAGATGAACTTCTTGAATCTTGCCTAGTTCGTGCTGGACTTTGGAATGAAGTTAAAGATCGCCTTGATGCACATGGTGGATCGCTCTCTGGTGGTCAGCAGCAGCGCCTCTGCATCGCCCGTGCACTCGCTGTAAGCCCACAGGTACTTCTGATGGATGAGCCTTGTTCAGCGCTTGATCCAGGATCAACCTTGCGTATTGAAGAAACTATCCGCGAACTCTCAGATTCAATGACAATCGTGATCGTGACTCACAATATGCAGCAAGCAGCCCGCGTATCTGACTACACCGCATTCTTCTTATCTGATGGCGGTCCTGGCGAAATGATCGAAGTTGCCCGCACCAGCGAGATCTTCTCTCAGCCAAAGGACCAGCGCACCGAAAATTACGTCACCGGCCGCTTCGGATAG